The Benincasa hispida cultivar B227 chromosome 11, ASM972705v1, whole genome shotgun sequence genome has a segment encoding these proteins:
- the LOC120090028 gene encoding uncharacterized protein LOC120090028, with amino-acid sequence MEISGGTEGLNRVPLSEVVSDCVKRWFKDTLKEAKAGDINMQVLVGQMYYSGYGVPRDAQKGRIWMTKASRSRSSVWKVSDKHPGYNASDSDSDELTRDS; translated from the exons ATGGAGATCAGCGGTGGGACAGAGGGCTTGAATCGCGTTCCTTTGTCAGAAGTTGTTTCTGATTGCGTCAAAAGATGGTTTAAGGACACTTTGAAGGAGGCCAAAGCCGGCGACATCAACATGCAGGTCTTGGTGGGTCAAATGTATTATAGCGGTTATGGGGTTCCTCGAGATGCTCAGAAG GGAAGAATTTGGATGACAAAAGCATCAAGAAGTCGATCTTCCGTCTGGAAAGTTAGTGATAAACATCCAG GTTATAATGCTAGTGATTCAGATTCAGATGAATTGACTCGCGATTCTTAA
- the LOC120091242 gene encoding putative pentatricopeptide repeat-containing protein At3g08820, translating into MTILTNPSSPVFSKALEIKNYLSNGVNCFKQLKHIHGRLLRLDLDQDNYLLNTILCCGLDFGCTNYTKLVFAQAKEPNIFLWNTMIHRLVSNDCFDEAIDLYGSMRGQGFLPNNFTFPFILKACARKLDIRLGLKIHTLVVKAGFDNDVFVKTSLLSLYAKCDNLDNALMVFDDIPDKNVVSWTAIITAYIGSGQFREAIDAFKKLLEMGLKADSFSLVKVLSACAQLGDFTSGEWIDRYISDSGMRRNVFVATSLLDMYVKCGNMERANLIFNAMSEKDIVSWSTMIQGYAFNGLPKQALDLFFQMQSENLKPDCYAMVGILSACAKLGALDLGIWVSSLMDRHEFLSNPVLGTALIDMYSKCGSVTRAWEIFKAMENKDHVVWNAMMVGLSMNGHAKAVFSLFGLVEKHGIQPDGNTFMGLLCGCTHGGFVKEGRRYFNNMKRVFSITPSIEHYGCMVDLLGRAGLLDEAHRLINSMPMKPNAVVWGALLGGCRLHKDTHLAEQVLKKLIELEPWNSGNYVLLSNIYSASHRWEEAEKIRSTMKEQRIQKIRGCSWIEINGIVHEFLVGDKSHSLSEKIYAKLDVLGRELKAAGHVPTTEFVLFDIEEEEKEHFLGCHSEKLAVAFGLISSPPNQVIRVVKNLRVCGDCHGAIKLISKITQREIIIRDTNRFHTFIDGSCSCKDYW; encoded by the coding sequence ATGACCATTCTCACCAATCCATCTTCTCCCGTCTTCTCCAAGGCATTAGAGATCAAGAATTACCTCAGCAATGGCGTCAACTGCTTCAAGCAGCTCAAGCATATCCATGGCCGCCTTCTCCGTCTCGACCTCGACCAAGACAACTACCTTCTCAACACGATTCTTTGCTGCGGCTTAGATTTTGGTTGCACAAATTACACTAAACTCGTATTTGCTCAAGCCAAAGAGCCCAATATTTTCCTCTGGAATACGATGATTCATCGCTTGGTTTCCAATGATTGCTTCGATGAGGCTATCGACCTTTATGGGTCGATGCGTGGACAAGGATTTTTACCCAACAATTTCACTTTCccttttattttgaaagcatgtgCTAGGAAATTGGATATTCGATTGGGACTGAAGATTCACACCCTCGTGGTGAAAGCAGGTTTTGATAATGATGTGTTTGTTAAGACCAGCTTGCTTTCTCTGTATGCTAAGTGTGATAATCTTGACAATGCACTCATGGTGTTCGATGATATTCCTGACAAAAATGTGGTGTCTTGGACTGCTATAATCACTGCATATATAGGCTCTGGTCAGTTTAGAGAAGCTATTGATGCATTTAAAAAGCTACTTGAAATGGGATTAAAGGCTGATAGCTTCTCTCTTGTCAAAGTCCTGTCTGCCTGTGCTCAGCTTGGGGATTTCACTAGTGGTGAGTGGATTGATAGGTATATAAGTGATAGTGGTATGAGAAGAAATGTTTTTGTGGCTACTTCTTTGTTGGATATGTATGTCAAATGTGGAAACATGGAGCGAGCAAATCTTATCTTTAATGCCATGTCAGAGAAAGATATTGTTTCTTGGAGTACCATGATTCAAGGCTATGCATTCAATGGATTACCTAAACAAGCGCTAGATCTTTTCTTTCAAATGCAGTCTGAGAATTTGAAGCCTGATTGTTATGCGATGGTTGGTATTCTGTCTGCTTGTGCAAAACTAGGAGCTTTAGATTTAGGCATCTGGGTCAGCAGCCTGATGGATAGACATGAGTTCTTGTCAAATCCCGTCCTCGGTACAGCTTTAATTGACATGTACTCCAAATGCGGTAGTGTCACTCGAGCTTGGGAAATCTTCAAAGCGATGGAAAATAAAGACCATGTAGTTTGGAATGCTATGATGGTTGGACTGTCCATGAACGGGCATGCTAAAGCTGTATTTTCTTTGTTTGGTCTTGTGGAGAAACATGGAATTCAGCCTGATGGAAACACCTTTATGGGCCTGCTCTGTGGGTGCACTCATGGTGGTTTTGTCAAAGAGGGGCGTCGATATTTCAATAACATGAAGCGGGTATTCTCAATAACTCCTTCGATCGAGCATTATGGATGTATGGTGGATTTGCTTGGGCGTGCAGGGTTATTAGATGAGGCTCATCGGTTGATAAACAGCATGCCAATGAAGCCTAATGCTGTTGTTTGGGGTGCATTGTTGGGTGGATGTAGATTGCACAAAGATACCCACTTGGCTGAACAAGTACTGAAAAAGCTTATTGAATTGGAGCCATGGAACTCAGGAAACTATGTTCTGTTATCAAATATCTACTCTGCAAGTCATCGATGGGAGGAAGCCGAAAAGATACGGTCGACGATGAAGGAGCAGCGGATTCAGAAGATCCGTGGCTGCAGTTGGATTGAGATCAATGGAATCGTTCATGAGTTTTTAGTAGGAGATAAATCACACTCATTATCGGAGAAAATATATGCAAAACTTGATGTACTGGGTAGAGAATTGAAAGCGGCTGGTCATGTACCAACTACAGAGTTTGTTCTTTTTGAcatagaagaggaagagaaggaACATTTCCTTGGTTGCCACAGTGAGAAACTAGCTGTGGCTTTTGGTTTGATAAGCTCTCCTCCGAATCAGGTTATTCGTGTTGTTAAAAACCTTCGTGTATGTGGTGATTGTCACGGGGCCATAAAGCTCATTTCGAAGATCACTCAAAGAGAGATAATCATAAGGGATACTAATCGATTCCATACATTTATTGATGGTTCTTGTTCTTGTAAAGATTATTGGTGA